A window of the Tachysurus fulvidraco isolate hzauxx_2018 chromosome 6, HZAU_PFXX_2.0, whole genome shotgun sequence genome harbors these coding sequences:
- the LOC113641041 gene encoding MORC family CW-type zinc finger protein 3-like: MTTYSKRGIPVSSVSPQYLHTNSTSHTWPFSAVAELIDNAYDPDVNAKQLWITKSVFKHQDCLIFLDNGNGMDYEKMHKMLSFGFSDKQQLKKHVPVGLYGNGFKSGSMRLGKDAIVFSKKADTMCVGLLSQTYLERTGAEIVQVPIVSFTYTGQTVSAAPEHAESLRDILAHSLFNTEEELFSQFKVIESLAKLSGTCIIIWNLRRKSSGELEFDFSKDPKDIRILDDVYKNFRESNKRQAQESMSVPESVYSLRAYCSILYLIPRMDIILQGQKVEAQSITTTLAKARTDTYKPECLKKPITITFGYNKKSMENYGLMMYNKNRLIKAYVRVPCQRKGNPTGQGVIGVIECNHLVPTHNKQDFDDTQEYRNTMKNLNIKLEQYWRNFTYSHQAFNPVDNTETRTDAAQVTCPRLLPEVSDEEQLGCLKTHKGQKKRTLVQCQDKIEKKSKQIDFDNNIPGTSKSTVSPAIFSNDSGYKIVERKNIKTQASSKHQQNFEVQLLKAKQEINQFKVKVNSLEDEKSALASCCESLQNDRLRLRELRQSVACLLVSFVPEVNLQQLDYDCDAVDKILTQVINKISPTEAAST; encoded by the exons ATGACAACATATTCAAAGAGAGGTATACCTGTAAGCTCG GTAAGTCCACAGTATCTGCACACAAACTCTACTAGCCACACCTGGCCCTTCAGTGCAGTAGCAGAATTGATTG ACAATGCTTATGACCCAGATGTCAATGCAAAACAGCTCTGGATTACAaaaagtgtgtttaaacacCAGGACTGCCTCATCTTTTTGGATAATGGAAATGGCATGGACTATGAGAAGATGCACAAAATGCTCAG ttttgGCTTCAGTGATAAGCagcagttaaaaaaacatgttccAGTTGGTCTTTACGGTAACGGTTTTAAGTCCGGCTCCATGCGCTTGGGAAAGGATGCCATTGTTTTCTCAAAGAAAGCCGACACCATGTGTGTGGGTCTGCTGTCACAGACTTACCTCGAGAGGACAGGAGCAGAGATTGTCCAAGTTCCTATTGTCTCGTTCACATACACTGGACAGACAG TCAGTGCCGCACCAGAGCATGCAGAGAGTCTTCGAGATATCCTGGCACATTCTTTGTTTAACACTGAGGAAGAACTGTTTTCTCAGTTCAAAGTTATTGAAAGTCTTGCGAAACTAAGTGGAACCTGCATCATAATCTGGAACCTCCGCAG AAAATCTTCAGGAGAATTAGAATTTGATTTCTCGAAGGACCCCAAAGACATCCGGATCCTTGATGATGTGTACAAGAACTTCAGGGAGTCAAACAAGCGTCAGGCTCAGGAGAGCATGTCAGTGCCTGAGAGTGTTTATTCACTACGG GCATACTGTAGTATCCTGTACCTGATTCCAAGAATGGATATTATCCTTCAAGGGCAAAAGGTGGAAGCTCAGTCTATCACAACAACTCTAGCAAAGGCTCGTACGGACACATACAAACCTGAATGTCTT AAAAAGCCAATAACAATCACATTTGGCTACAACAAAAAGAGCATGGAGAACTACGGATTGATGATGTACAACAAAAACCGGCTCATTAAAGCCTACGTGCGTGTCCCCTGCCAGCGGAAG GGCAACCCCACAGGACAAGGAGTTATCGGGGTTATAGAGTGTAATCACCTCGTACCAACTCACAATAAGCAGGACTTTGATGATACTCAAGAGTACAG GAACACCATGAAGAATCTAAATATTAAGCTTGAGCAATATTGGAGGAACTTCACTTATAGTCATCAAGCCTTTAACCCTGTTGATAATACTGA AACTCGCACAGATGCAGCTCAGGTAACTTGCCCCAGGCTCTTGCCTGAGGTTTCTGATGAGGAACAACTTGGAtgcctgaaaacacacaaagggCA AAAAAAGAGAACCCTGGTCCAGTGTCAAGATAAAATAGAGAAGAAATCCAAGCAAATAGATTTTGACAACAACATACCAGGGACATCAAAGTCCACAGTCTCACCTGCCATATTTAGCAATGATAGCGGTTATAAAAtagtagaaagaaaaaacattaaaacacaagCCAGCTCTAAACACCAACAGAACTTTGAAGTTCAGCTTCTTAAGGCCAAGCAGGAGATAAATCAGTTCAAAGTTAAG GTGAACAGTCTAGAAGATGAGAAGTCCGCTTTGGCAAGCTGCTGTGAGAGCCTGCAGAATGACCG CCTCAGATTAAGAGAACTCCGACAAAGTGTGGCATGTCTCCTGGTCAGCTTTGTCCCTGAAGTAAATCTTCAGCAGTTGGACTACGATTGTGATGCTGTTGATAAAATTCTTACTCAAGTTATAAATAAGATCTCCCCGACAGAGGCAGCCTCTACATAA
- the LOC113641043 gene encoding MORC family CW-type zinc finger protein 3-like isoform X1 yields the protein MKDPYDIRIPIDVYENTREPKNQQNQTCMSVPESEYSLRAYSSILYLKPRMQIIIQGQKVETQFVTKSLAKVLKDTYKPRNYNKKITITFGYNTKTKEHYGIMMYNKNRLIKAYECVACQRRANSTGVGVIGVIECNHLKPTHNKQDFDSTDEYRRIMLNVGYKLEEYWKEVRFKHQKNLNCTEPIENIVTKRALGHSQGTMEIKKVRRKGSVDSIPDSVLTSTASPGMCNSGNDANEAESEIAPMDNSDDHSKVQQKQINHITQTSSEDQLNDKVLYLKAMVEIKQLQQKLLEQEKAEKELMGKVDVLEADKYTLSTCCNSLQKDLEDIKRENKKVKLSGKGQSVQTDFPIASTEESATTSTEASDLRRGIDLQFGTQDRRGSGQENNNTQLCSPRLRELRESVGRLLATLVPALDLQQVNHDSEDIDEILNQVINQISMTEAAST from the exons ATGAAGGACCCTTACGACATCCGGATCCCTATTGATGTATATGAGAACACCAGAGAGccaaaaaatcaacaaaatcagACATGCATGTCAGTTCCAGAGAGTGAATATTCACTGCGG GCATACAGCAGTATCCTGTACCTGAAGCCAAGAATGCAGATTATCATCCAAGGACAGAAGGTGGAAACTCAGTTTGTCACTAAAAGTCTAGCAAAAGTCTTAAAGGATACATACAAACCTAGAAATTAC AACAAGAAAATAACAATCACCTTTGGCTACAATACAAAGACCAAGGAGCATTATGGCATCATGATGTACAACAAAAACCGACTCATCAAAGCCTATGAGTGTGTTGCCTGTCAGCGCAGG GCTAACAGCACAGGAGTGGGAGTTATTGGGGTTATAGAGTGTAACCACCTTAAACCAACTCACAACAAGCAGGACTTTGACAGTACAGATGAGTACAG GAGAATCATGTTGAATGTAGGTTATAAACTGGAGGAGTACTGGAAGGAAGTTCGTTTTAAACATCAGAAAAACCTGAACTGCACAGAACCAATTGAAAATATTGT GACGAAGAGAGCTCTAGGCCATAGTCAAGGGACGATGGAGATAAAGAAAGTTAGAAGAAAAGGTTCTGTGGACAGCATACCAGATAGTGTGTTAACATCCACGGCCTCACCTGGCATGTGCAACTCTGGTAATGATGCTAATGAGGCAGAAAGTGAAATAGCACCAATGGACAATAGTGATGATCACAGCAAAGTGCAACAGAAACAAATCAATCACATAACACAGACCAGTTCTGAGGACCAATTGAACGACAAAGTGCTGTATCTGAAGGCCATGGTGGAAATAAAGCAGCTCCAACAAAAGCTCCTGGAGCAAGAAAAGGCAGAAAAGGAGCTTATGGGAAAG GTGGATGTTCTAGAAGCTGACAAGTACACGCTGTCAACCTGCTGCAACAGCCTGCAGAAAGATTTAGAGGacataaagagagaaaataaaaaggtaaaatTAAGTGGAAAAGGTCAAAGTGTCCAGACAGATTTTCCAATTGCCTCCACAGAAGAAAGTGCAACAACATCAACAGAAGCCTCCGACCTAAGAAGAGGAATAGATTTGCAATTTGGGACACAGGACAGAAGAGGAAGTGGACAagaaaacaataacacacagttaTGCAG CCCCAGATTAAGAGAACTCAGAGAAAGTGTGGGACGTCTCCTGGCTACCTTAGTCCCTGCTCTGGACCTTCAGCAAGTAAACCATGATTCTGAAGACATTGATGAGATTCTCAATCAGGTTATCAATCAAATCTCTATGACAGAGGCAGCCTCTACATAG
- the LOC113641043 gene encoding MORC family CW-type zinc finger protein 3-like isoform X2, with protein sequence MKDPYDIRIPIDVYENTREPKNQQNQTCMSVPESEYSLRAYSSILYLKPRMQIIIQGQKVETQFVTKSLAKVLKDTYKPRNYNKKITITFGYNTKTKEHYGIMMYNKNRLIKAYECVACQRRANSTGVGVIGVIECNHLKPTHNKQDFDSTDEYRRIMLNVGYKLEEYWKEVRFKHQKNLNCTEPIENIVTKRALGHSQGTMEIKKVRRKGSVDSIPDSVLTSTASPGMCNSGNDANEAESEIAPMDNSDDHSKVQQKQINHITQTSSEDQLNDKVLYLKAMVEIKQLQQKLLEQEKAEKELMGKVDVLEADKYTLSTCCNSLQKDLEDIKRENKKVKLSGKGQSVQTDFPIASTEESATTSTEASDLRRGIDLQFGTQDRRGSGQENNNTQLCRLRELRESVGRLLATLVPALDLQQVNHDSEDIDEILNQVINQISMTEAAST encoded by the exons ATGAAGGACCCTTACGACATCCGGATCCCTATTGATGTATATGAGAACACCAGAGAGccaaaaaatcaacaaaatcagACATGCATGTCAGTTCCAGAGAGTGAATATTCACTGCGG GCATACAGCAGTATCCTGTACCTGAAGCCAAGAATGCAGATTATCATCCAAGGACAGAAGGTGGAAACTCAGTTTGTCACTAAAAGTCTAGCAAAAGTCTTAAAGGATACATACAAACCTAGAAATTAC AACAAGAAAATAACAATCACCTTTGGCTACAATACAAAGACCAAGGAGCATTATGGCATCATGATGTACAACAAAAACCGACTCATCAAAGCCTATGAGTGTGTTGCCTGTCAGCGCAGG GCTAACAGCACAGGAGTGGGAGTTATTGGGGTTATAGAGTGTAACCACCTTAAACCAACTCACAACAAGCAGGACTTTGACAGTACAGATGAGTACAG GAGAATCATGTTGAATGTAGGTTATAAACTGGAGGAGTACTGGAAGGAAGTTCGTTTTAAACATCAGAAAAACCTGAACTGCACAGAACCAATTGAAAATATTGT GACGAAGAGAGCTCTAGGCCATAGTCAAGGGACGATGGAGATAAAGAAAGTTAGAAGAAAAGGTTCTGTGGACAGCATACCAGATAGTGTGTTAACATCCACGGCCTCACCTGGCATGTGCAACTCTGGTAATGATGCTAATGAGGCAGAAAGTGAAATAGCACCAATGGACAATAGTGATGATCACAGCAAAGTGCAACAGAAACAAATCAATCACATAACACAGACCAGTTCTGAGGACCAATTGAACGACAAAGTGCTGTATCTGAAGGCCATGGTGGAAATAAAGCAGCTCCAACAAAAGCTCCTGGAGCAAGAAAAGGCAGAAAAGGAGCTTATGGGAAAG GTGGATGTTCTAGAAGCTGACAAGTACACGCTGTCAACCTGCTGCAACAGCCTGCAGAAAGATTTAGAGGacataaagagagaaaataaaaaggtaaaatTAAGTGGAAAAGGTCAAAGTGTCCAGACAGATTTTCCAATTGCCTCCACAGAAGAAAGTGCAACAACATCAACAGAAGCCTCCGACCTAAGAAGAGGAATAGATTTGCAATTTGGGACACAGGACAGAAGAGGAAGTGGACAagaaaacaataacacacagttaTGCAG ATTAAGAGAACTCAGAGAAAGTGTGGGACGTCTCCTGGCTACCTTAGTCCCTGCTCTGGACCTTCAGCAAGTAAACCATGATTCTGAAGACATTGATGAGATTCTCAATCAGGTTATCAATCAAATCTCTATGACAGAGGCAGCCTCTACATAG
- the LOC113641043 gene encoding MORC family CW-type zinc finger protein 3-like isoform X3 has translation MKDPYDIRIPIDVYENTREPKNQQNQTCMSVPESEYSLRANSTGVGVIGVIECNHLKPTHNKQDFDSTDEYRRIMLNVGYKLEEYWKEVRFKHQKNLNCTEPIENIVTKRALGHSQGTMEIKKVRRKGSVDSIPDSVLTSTASPGMCNSGNDANEAESEIAPMDNSDDHSKVQQKQINHITQTSSEDQLNDKVLYLKAMVEIKQLQQKLLEQEKAEKELMGKVDVLEADKYTLSTCCNSLQKDLEDIKRENKKVKLSGKGQSVQTDFPIASTEESATTSTEASDLRRGIDLQFGTQDRRGSGQENNNTQLCSPRLRELRESVGRLLATLVPALDLQQVNHDSEDIDEILNQVINQISMTEAAST, from the exons ATGAAGGACCCTTACGACATCCGGATCCCTATTGATGTATATGAGAACACCAGAGAGccaaaaaatcaacaaaatcagACATGCATGTCAGTTCCAGAGAGTGAATATTCACTGCGG GCTAACAGCACAGGAGTGGGAGTTATTGGGGTTATAGAGTGTAACCACCTTAAACCAACTCACAACAAGCAGGACTTTGACAGTACAGATGAGTACAG GAGAATCATGTTGAATGTAGGTTATAAACTGGAGGAGTACTGGAAGGAAGTTCGTTTTAAACATCAGAAAAACCTGAACTGCACAGAACCAATTGAAAATATTGT GACGAAGAGAGCTCTAGGCCATAGTCAAGGGACGATGGAGATAAAGAAAGTTAGAAGAAAAGGTTCTGTGGACAGCATACCAGATAGTGTGTTAACATCCACGGCCTCACCTGGCATGTGCAACTCTGGTAATGATGCTAATGAGGCAGAAAGTGAAATAGCACCAATGGACAATAGTGATGATCACAGCAAAGTGCAACAGAAACAAATCAATCACATAACACAGACCAGTTCTGAGGACCAATTGAACGACAAAGTGCTGTATCTGAAGGCCATGGTGGAAATAAAGCAGCTCCAACAAAAGCTCCTGGAGCAAGAAAAGGCAGAAAAGGAGCTTATGGGAAAG GTGGATGTTCTAGAAGCTGACAAGTACACGCTGTCAACCTGCTGCAACAGCCTGCAGAAAGATTTAGAGGacataaagagagaaaataaaaaggtaaaatTAAGTGGAAAAGGTCAAAGTGTCCAGACAGATTTTCCAATTGCCTCCACAGAAGAAAGTGCAACAACATCAACAGAAGCCTCCGACCTAAGAAGAGGAATAGATTTGCAATTTGGGACACAGGACAGAAGAGGAAGTGGACAagaaaacaataacacacagttaTGCAG CCCCAGATTAAGAGAACTCAGAGAAAGTGTGGGACGTCTCCTGGCTACCTTAGTCCCTGCTCTGGACCTTCAGCAAGTAAACCATGATTCTGAAGACATTGATGAGATTCTCAATCAGGTTATCAATCAAATCTCTATGACAGAGGCAGCCTCTACATAG